The DNA sequence GTTTTGGAGGGAGACTGAGCTTTGGACTGGGGTGGCGATTCTGTTTGTGGAGGGGTCTCAGGCTGGGGTGATGACTCGGCCTCTGCAGGAGCCTCAGTCAGTGGGCTCTCACTCTTGCTGTCAGATGATTGGTCAGGTGACTGGGTTGAGGGTGGCGACTGTGCCTGAGGAGTCTCAGAAGGAGCTGGGGTTTCAGACTGGGGCTCGGGCACAGCCGATTGACTCTGTGATGGAGGCGGAGACTTAATCTGAACCTGAGGTGGTGGCTGACCCAGGAGAGAGGGCTTGGCTTGGGCCTGAGGCAGGAGTGGTGACTGGAAACGTGGTGGAATCTGGGGGTTCAATTTGAGTGGTGCAAGTAGTTTTCCTTGGTTCAGGGTCAGGTTGGGATTAAGAGTTGGGGTTGGAAGCAGAGGTGTAGGTAGGGGGAGAAGGGGTGTCCAACTTCCACGGTCACGGTCCCTCTCACGGTCCCTCTCTTTGTCGCGGTCTCTTTCGCGGTCATGCTCTCTAGTGCGGTCTCGGTCTCGGCCTcgctccctgtctctctctctctccctgtcgcgctcccgctctctctctcggctGTGGCGGTTACCATTCATCTCCCTCCTGAAGTCAAAAtctctttcatctctgtctctttgtctgtccCATGGGCGTCTTCGCTCATCTAGGTCTTGATGTAGTTCAGCGTCAAAaggtgttgttgctgctgccgctgctgccgctgctgccgcaGCAGTACCACGGTTCCAGGCCGGTGGCCCCGCAACAGCTCCAGCATTTCCTGAgactccagctgctcctcctgctgtcccAGGACGGTTGTCAAAGCGGGTGGGGAAGTTCTGCCCAGGTGCGGGGCGCTCATCCTGAAAGCCTTTTGGAGCGCCTGAGGTCTGTAATCCTCCTCGCATGCTGTCTCGTTCATCAAAGTCCCCTCTGGTTTGGTTCCAGCGGTTATCAGGTGTGAAGCCTGCAAGAGCCTGCAGACGCCCTACTAGGCTGGTTCTGGCTGGCTGAGTCCCTGGTGTCTGGAGCAGGGGAGGCCTGCCTCCTACACCACCTCCTGCTCCGCCACCACTTCCAAGGGGCTCCCTATGATCTGGTGGAGGGGTCCTCAGTAAGCCTGTGCTCTGCTTTTCCATTGGAGGGAAGCGGTAGTCCTGGTCTTTGCCCTCATCAGCCCCAGAGGATGACTCGTCTTCTGTCTTGGATACATTTTCATTGGCAAGGGTGGGTGCCCTGCCAAAGGGGTCGAGCTGAAAGGGAGCCCTGGCACGGACTTGAGCCTGGAGACTACTTTCGAGGAGACCTGCAGCTGCCTGGGCAGggccctgctgctgcatgaGGAGAGGGAAGCGGGCAGCTGCCCCAGGTTGGAGGAGGTTAGGTCGCACATCCAGAGGCAGCAGGCCAGGCATTCTCTGTCCAGCCAGACCAGACTGATGCAGCGGGTGGGCGAGGGATGCTGTGGGGTGCATACCAAGGAGACCCATCCCACTGCGGACTGCATTCTGCATGCCTGTAAACAAAAGACAATAACAGCAGAAACagttcaaaattattttttgccGAACAGAATTAACATACTaccataaataaaaataaaaaactgaaaacataacagaaagaaaatctATAAATCAGTCAAGTAAGAACACATCAGCATTGCTTCACCTTGTAGTGTaagctctgcagcagcatccATACCCTCTGTTGACTGTGTTGGTTTGTCATTGGCGCCTTGCTGAGTTTGGACTCCCACTGGGTTGAACATACCAGCTCCAGGGATGGCTGAGGCCATGAAGCTACCAGGGATAGTGGTTGGAGGAATCATAGCACTGAACGGTGATTCCTTTACCGCTTCTTGGCTGGTTGCCACTGACGCCTGCACTAGAGCTACAGGTGGGTACAGGAGAAACGATAAAATGTAACCCAAGCTAATAAATTCCAACTGTCTTCACTGACACGTCAATTTCAACTATGTGCATGCATTATTTGTAAGGGTAGCATGTCATAAATACTCACAAGTAGTTGCTGCGGCCAGgcctgctgtctgtgctgcctGCATGAAACCTGCACAACAGTTATTTTGGGTAAGACAGGGAATTTCTGTAGAACTGATCTTTTCGTGACTGTCTGCATTATTTACCTGGCGGCGGCTGTGATGCATTGAAACCAGCCCTTATGAAGGGTGGTGGTGGACCGTAACCTGGTGGGGGTATACCCATGGTGACAGGGAAGGTGGGAGGCACCATACCAACTGCACTGGGAACAGCCTGGGCCACTGGCAGCTGGAGAAAGAGTGATGAGAGAGTGCATACAATTCATGGATACGTTCATAGCATAATGGTTTAGTTAAGTTCCACAAATTTCTGTACCTGACCTAGTAGCCTCTTTCAAAGTCTCAAAACTGTCCTAATTATGGAAAATAAAGAtatattgttaatttattttttcaatttgttttttatttcagttaagtaattagttacttAACCTCAATTAGTTTAACAAGtgtagttttagtttagtttttagctggaaattcaatttaatttagTTAACTATAATAacctgtgcgtgtgtgagagaagTTCCACTCAGTTTATTCAACAGTCAGACTGATGTTTTGCAATggtgttcaaaatccaaagcacctCTGCTTGCAACGTCGGAGTTGAGCCAAAGATGGTTTTAATGTCGCTTAAATGCGAGATGGCAGAGGCGGTATAGAGTTTGGGTCGAGCGGAACTGGATGAACTTGGACTGGGAACTTGTGATggtgtttttctgattttgtatgTGACACCAGCGCTGAATCAGATTGATTATTAGGTACAGCTTTTAACCAACTGAATTCTGGTTATTCAAGCCAACACTTGTTAAATTTACACTTCCCCATTGACTGTAGCGCAAAATTCCACTTACATTCCTGGAAAGAAGTACAACACAAGGAGCTAACTGTGAGTCTCACCAGCCCATTTCccagaagcaaaaaaacaaaaaaggcgaTGACGGAAGCGGTAAATGAACGTACATATTTAAGacctaactaaatgtaatttaagacctaTGTGCAAAATATGGAcgtatttaagactttttaaggccTAAAGTTGAGACTGTCTTTAAACACCTTCCCCCTGGGGATAAATAaagaattctgattctgaaattttagactttttatGACCCTGCAGAAACCCCGATTActgttcacattattttcagtaCCTGTACAGGCATCATGGCGACCTGCTGGTTGAAGGTTTCGGTCTGGGTGTTGGAGGCTGCTGTGGTCTCAGTGCTTACTGGCTGATTTGAAACTTCTTTGGCTGGCTCAGCAGTCTTGGCTGCTTCCCACTCtgcataaaacaaacaaaaaggtgaaaacaagGTTTTAAACTCATCAAATTCTTTGTACTTGGAAGTTTAGCTGAAATTTTCCAGTTAAATCCCTTTCTCTTTCAATTCTGGTGGGTGGACGGTTATGGGATTTATTTCTTAGAAGATTTTGAGCATTAccacttcaaaacaaacaacttagGCATCACAGTAGACAACAAATCCACTTAGATGATCAAATGCCAAGAATGTGCCTGTGTTTGAGTATCTGTGTTATGCTTTCATCATGTGTGTACAAACTTAGTTTGCATAGCctacttttatttaaacaagcAGTACAACTGAGTCAACAGACCTAGTCATGGTGCCAAGGAAAGAAGTTATTAAGTAGATGTGTTTTCACCATCATTAACAGTCTCCTGATCGATGATTCCTCCTTCAGCAAAGCCGTCCAGGTCATCCAGCTTCACTTTCTCCCAAGGGATATAAGTGACACCCAGGTCCACATCCCAAAACTGCTTGTACTCTTGCTTTACCCCCTTGTTCAGAGCCCATGCAATCTGTatcagatacacacacaaaggtcAAGAAACAGCATTTTCCATAGTTATTTCTGGCAGCATAAAAGGATCCATGTGACTGCAAAGCTAAACAGTCTGGGAGAATTCACCACTGGAGGTCACTGGAAAATTACATtagaaagaaacacaaggacaaTGAAAGCACAATCAATCAAATTATGAAGGTAATGTTTACCTTGATGATTTTGGAGCCAATCTTAAAGGAGCCGGTGCTGAGTTTCTGGCGGGCGCGGTACGCATCCTGTCTGTGGACCATACAGATGTAAGCACAGCCTCTGGGAGGGAtcatctgcagacacacacaaacacagattgcATTACATAAGATATAGGAAGGTTAAGCAACAAAATATGACCATACAGCGGAGACTTAGAATATCCTTAGATGTATGGTTGATGAATAATGagtaaatcagaaaaaaagagtgtgatGCACAAAGAAATtactaaaaaaagaagattttaaTAGTAACAAAACAGGATTTCATGTAACAGATATCATTTTAATTCTCCAAAGACCAAAGAACTGGCCAACATGCTGTAGCTCAATCAGAGAGTTATAAGGGGGACAGGTCTCCTTACATTGATTGACTCAATCTGGCCAAACTCCTCGAACAAATTGGTGAGGTCTTGCTGAGTGGCCTTTTTGTCAACCTGGCCCACCCACAGAGTTGTGCTACACACTGGGTACAGGAGAAGGGAAAATAATTACTCGTCAGGAAAGCACCATCAACAAATGGCTATGAAAATATTCTAATACAGTGACTTCCACTTACCACTAAGAGTTTTGGATCGTATAGGAGGCAGTCCTTTCTTTTGCCGCTCCTTTTCTCGCTCTCGGGCGCGTCTTTCACTCGAGTAAGACCGTGATGACTTCCTCTTGCGGTCTCTGGAGCGCGAGCGTGACCGCTTGCGGTGTTTCCGTTTGCGCGAGCCAGAGCGGGACCTGGACCTTCTCCTCTTGGGAGACCTAttgagaaaacatcaaaacatgtgGAACTCTCTCCAGACTGACTTTTGGTTATATTAACGGTAACATACAGATATTGTACAGATATTCACACTTAAGAGCgtgaatgtctgttttttttgcattagaAACTAGTAAATTAGATAATGACATAATGTTAGTGTGACTGGAATTTGCAGAGTGTTTCGGTCATTTTCCTTTCCATTCAGAACAAGCTATATACAGTTATCTACAGCAACAGTCAGCACTTTTCTTACAAAGTTAAAAGATCAAAGCAGTCAATTCAGCATATTCAGCAACAGTCctggcacattttttaaattttgccACAGAGATAAGTGGGACTGACCTGGAGCGTGACCTTGAGCGTGTTCTGGAGCGCGTGCTTACaatcttcttttcctctgcttcaAAGATCTCCTCCTCCATACCATCGGGACCCTCGTCCAAATCCATGTCCTTAAAACAAGAAGTTGACTtttacacatatacatacagaaATACAAGATATGTACAAGAGGCCTGCAGATAAATAAACATTACCTGCTGTTGGTTGTCTATAGAGTCATCCAACTTGTTGTCAGGCTCAGGAAGCTGAgcctggctgctgctctgagctgtCGCAACGGAGTTCTCTTGACCAAATATTGAGTCCTGCCCTTCAATGCTCATTGCCTGGAAGAATAAAAAGAACTGTGTAAATATTATGTGTCCTTTAATAACAAAGCATCTACACAAGCAGGTCTAGTCATATTTACGAACAACCAACACGGACACAGTTGTTCATGAGAACAAACCCAATCTATTCAATAGAGGCATTTTTGGGGCAAGGTCATTTAGTAAAATTTGATGGTTTTACCTTTCAGATTGAAACCATAACATCGCAATTTATAAGACATGGATcatgtattaaaacatttgttaatatcaatatcaagttaatgttacattacaaaactgtttttttgttgttgttgttgttttttcaagaaGGACGAGGGTTAGGTGATTTTGGTGACACTACAGTGAATATTAACAAAGTTATTGAATATTTCTCCCAATAGAATTTCCCCAAATTATGGCAAAGcacatttccaaacaaacagttgtaGAATAACCAGCAGGAGACCACTGATGTGTAAAATGATTTTGGTGACACTACACTGAATAATACTGAAGTTATTGAATATTGTTTTGTAGTAACTCTTTTCGGTGTTGCACTTTGTAGATGGTCCCTGTGCCCTCGTCTCACAGACAGCTGACCATGGAGACCAATGTTAATGTCCAGCCCGGAGGACCACTCGTGTTGATGAAAATACAGTTGTTGCTCGTTGTCTACCTTACTATGGTAGGAAAGAGTcctcatttgtgttttaacaatgtttaGCTTATGAGTTATTGATCCGGAAAGTTTGaatctgtgaatatatttcCAACTAAATCCTACCACATAAGTCAGTTACGTATCATGTCAAGACCAGCTTAGCTCACATGGGTACCTGTGCTGTAAGTATCGTTCTTCCGTTttaagatgctgctgctgtttgagaggCAAGGGGAGCCATGGCCCCCATGGTCACCATAAAATTCCCACCCTGCTGCGTACTAGAGCCTATTGGATATTCAGGATCATttatgtgcacaaacacatattaCTTAATTTGTAAAGCAACTTTAAACTAGTAACTAGAACGTGTGGTTAACAAAGATCAACTAGGGAAAATATTCATCTGTAAAAACCTGTGCGTGGGGAAAGAGTGATCTGTGTGTGCGTACcttctgttggtgctgctggtgctctAAAAGCTGCTTCTGAAACTGCTCTAGGTTTTGCTGTTGTAGCTGCTCAGCCAGCTGATGGAAGAGGGAGCTGTTGATGGGCTCTGACACCATGGGCCTGGAAATGGTCAGCAGCTTGATTAGACCAGTGAAGGTGGTAGACACATTATTATGttagttttaattaaaaatacactAAACTCACAGCTGAGATGATGAAGTGTCCTTTTTAGATTCCTCTCCACGCTCAGAATCATTCCCAAAATCAAAAGGACCCAGAAGTTTCTGCAATAAACGGACAACATGATCAAATTGGGGGTCATCAGTTGAAGCagggaaaaaataaacttttggtTTGCTGACTGCAGCATTACCTTATTAAAAGAGGAGACCCTCTGCTCCAGGGGGTTAAGGCTGTTGGCAGTAGCGGCAGCTGTGAGTTGAGCTGTCAGAGCCTGTAACTGCACCACCAGGCCAGCATCCAACGCCTGCAGCAGGGACGGCTGaggcttctgctgctgcatctgtagACTCTgcacaagctgctgcagctagAACAGGTGATAACATAGAATTTTTTTAACATCAACAGCTACACAAATTGCAGACGCACTAGATTGTTATTTACCTATAATccaatatattatataattttgTCCCAACTGAGGAGCTGGGTGGTCACGTTCACTAACCTGTTGTCCCTGGGGACTCTGCAGGATTTGTGCCACAGCAGcgactgtgtctgtgttggttATCTGGGATGCCCAATCAGGGAGACCCTGGACTATGTTAGCTGGGGTAGCTGGGGTTGCTGGGGTACCTGGACACACAGTGTGCGTTTCAATATGAAAAATTATGTAACTGCATCTCATAGTGATGTCAAGCAATATTTCAGAAAGCAGAGAGTGGGTATGTTGTGTTTCATTCTGCTTGTGTTTACTCTGACTGACCAGGTGTAGTGTTATTGACTGGGGCAGCACTGCTGGGCATGACTGGAGTGACGCTGGGAGGGGGGATTCCTGCTGCCATGTCCAACAGAGGCTGGATGATATCACTCTTGAAGACCGCATTCTTTTGCCAGAGGTTCAGGACTCGCACTATCTTACTCTGGAAGAACCAAGAACATGGAAAAATGCAAACGTGAAATGACAGTAGGCTGCTTAAGGACATGTGCCACCTGAGAACGACTCATATGAtaagagaaaacagcaggacTGTCAGGGCAAAAAACTGACCAGTGACAGTTCACTCACTGAGTGGCAACAATGCAATAATCCGAGTGCAGTGCCAACTCACTGATATATTCCTCAAAACACCTATACCCATAAAACTGAGGCATAAATCGATGTATTAACCCCCAGGCAAGttgcaaaaatgaaaagccaCAGAGATGAGCACAAAACCTATTAAAAACTGTCTGACCTTATCATCTGAAGGGCAGCGGTAGAGGTGTTGGAACGTAGTGATGATATTCTTGCTGAACCGTGGCGCgaaaacatctttctctgtCCCAAACTGGTGTCGGGACTGTCTGACAATGGAGTCGATGACGTACAGCCCCGGGACTTTGTATTCTGGTTTGCACTGTcgacacagaaacagaggacAGGTGTTAAGATATCTCACAACAGTGAAACAATCTATGAAATGACTGTCTTTATACATCaattaaataatacattaattaaGAATGCACCTATATAGAAGTCCTAATAACACTTCAAATATCACAAGCAGTTCATAAAATTGGTAAAGGAAAGTCTTACAATCTAGCAAAATTATGCATgaatattttgtgcatttattttagtttatctGCCAATGTTTTTTTACTGCACATAACCGACAATCCTCACACTCACCTTCTGTATGAACTTCTCCACACTCTGGACAACATGCTTGTAGAACTGAAATAGAAGCAAAGGAAAGAAGAGTTTGAGTGAGCTGAACAACAGAATTTCAGAGCAGAAATTAAGGGTACACTGAATCTGAAACTAGATCAGTTGCAGCTCTGGTTAATTAAAACCTGAGAAAAAGAACTGCAAATACATGACTGGGCTGAGCatgtgttcttttttctttttgtcagatCCAGAAGGAGTTAGAAGTAACAGTAGATTTAGAGAGAGTTGTGAGGGGTAAGAGTTGTTTTAATACAAATTTAATCCATTGAGATTTTATCGTCGTTTACAGAGACTTGCAAAATACATATAATTAATCCCAAAAGTATATTTGTCAGTTTTGGACCATGAAACAGAAAGACATAATGAATTACTCTCTTATGTGGGAAATAAGTATGTGTAACAGTGTAGCATGTAACATTCACCATTCGCCTGTATACAGGCAAActaaactgaacagaaaaacacatttagctCATTTACTGCTAAATTCTGACCACAACATGCAAACTCATACGCCATAACTTTGTATACCTTTAATTTGGTGCAGAGTTAAATGCATTTCACTTTACTGGAACATCAGACTAAAAGACTGGCTAACACAAATGATaacttgcatttttttgttcactttacgGCTTGGCTATATTCAGTCCACATACTCTTAGGTAAAACAATGGTGAGATTACATGACATCGTAAAAAAATTGTGTACAGTTTTGGCATGTCAAGTTCAAGTTAAAAACCACAAAATGGCAAATTATTATGAAGGtattttttcttacaaaatCATGTTTCCTCAGCCCAGGGTTTAGAACTCTAGCTTCAATAGTTACACTTGTGCAGACTCTGCTTTATTGTTGTGCATGTGAAGGTTGAAATTTAGAAGAAATTTATACTGGCAGTACTATAGGTTTTAACATTTCAACTCCTTATCACATCCGTTATTTTCTCACTAAACCTGCCCAATTAAGGAAACCAAAGATGCTCCATTAAATTGGTGATGGTGCATTTGTCTTATTCGCACTTTCTTAGCTTTCCAGATAGCTGGCTAACTTTGTGCAGAGACCTATTTAAACCCGCCACAGGGATGTACGTATGCGGTGAGGGGAGTCAGCTAGATGAGATCTGTCGCTCAAAGAGTTGTGACCAAAATGGTGTGCTAATGTGCAATGACTGTAAACAATTTATTGTTATGGTactaaaaaataacaaaaaaaaaccagatgAATACAATGATGACaatcctctgtctctgtcctctgtctacACAGTGCACGTCACAATAGCACCACCTTGGATGCTGTGCACAGTTAGAACTGTCTGTGCCACTGCTGTTAATATCTGACCTTTCAAATCATGTCCACACGCAGTATTGTCCCAATAAGAAACTTAAACTTCAGGGAAAGCACAGGTCAAGTAAGAGAGTCAGAGACTTATGTGCACATTCACAAAGTAATTATGATGATGCACAAAGGCATTGAAATTCATGCCTCAATGTTGGATGAGAGAGGTTTTTGCTGAAGcattatacattcatacaaaagACACTGAGACAGACACTGAGAAACAACTGAAAGACCATGCTATACATTTACCCTTTTTATTAAACTAACATGGTCTAGCAGCCTTTATGTCTTCTTTGCAATATGTGGTATCTGGTAGGACCCTGACCAAGAGGTATGAACCACTATGCAAATTCAGATTTGCTGTGAGCCACACTGCCCACAAATTCgtattaaaaatgcaattaCCACAGTCAGCCAGTAGATGGAGTCAAAGCACAAGAAGTTAAGAAGCAAGAGTTTATAGTTCTTATCACAGGGAACAAATACAGGAGtattgtcattttaattaaaacaagttCAAAGGTGACCGGTAAAAAGTCTGTCAGGCAATGGAAGACATGCTCACACTTTATTATGTAAGCCAAGATCACATACAAGGCAGTATGGGGTTATGGTCAAAAACGTTCACTTTAACTAAAATATCGTTATGTATGTTATTGCAAATGCAAACTGTTGGTTgttgagaagttttttttttaaagaaactgtacataaaaatcaaCCTTTTTAAGCTAAACCAATGGCATTCCATAAAATCTTTCGccaaaaccaaataaaaacagagtggAAAATAGTTGTCACTGATTTGCGCAAGGAAACTATCAAATCTACCCCCCTTTGTCAACTAAAGGCTCTATAAATCCagatctctgcagctgaagcaataataatgattatttagtcaaattaataataataataatccttaTACTATGCACACTCAAGGAATATAGATTAGTTCAAACAAGAGcatgatacattttcaaaaaaaacaacacaggtgGCAGAGAACAAGTCCAAAAAGTCTGAAGACCTGCAAAGATTAGCCTGTGGCAATGGcaatacacatttatataatcAAACTGAACTGGGCAGTGCAactgaattgatttatttaatacGATGCACATGATCCCAATCTAAATTGACTACTGATTTTGTTTCGACTGAATATAATTTTGTTAGAAATACTTCAGTTACAATACCAGTTAAGCTTGGATATGAAAGAGATTAGGGAACTGATGCTGTGAATCATTTGCACATCACATCTGCTTACAGGTTTAGGTTTGGCACTTCTTTCAAATGTTTGAGTGGTCATAAAACAAAGCATTGTACTTGTGCACTCATGCAACTTCAGAAGCAATCATTTGGGCACATATCCTTGCATATTAATGCTGCAACCACTTcaggttattttgttgtttttttcacagatcagattttttttcctatatTGTACATATGGCTTTACATTTAAACAGTTCTTTGCTGCCCTCATATTATTTAAATCTGAAAAGCAACATGATATCTGCCTTTAGGTTTGGCAGTGCCCTAAGTGAAACAGCTCCTGCGACATGTTTTAATTCACCTGAGCTTAAGCAATAATATATTGGGgaaaaaagtgtctgctaaactAGTTTACTTGCTAGTTAGCAGTAGCCATACTAAAGTCACTGAAAAGAGCTGAGACTGAGACTAATAACTCAAAAGAAGGAAGAACTCTTTAAAGAATCCTGCtcaatgacaataataatagtgcAAACAACAGAAACCTTAATAAAAAGGAGGTAAATGCATCTAAATACAAAGGAAATACAGGCAATAGGACCAACAAGCATCTGCTGTCCTAATGAGCCGATTATGATACAATAGTCAGCACTGACCAATATTTACAAGCAGAACATGATATTCAATGAAAATAGGATCTGAAATGTTGTGTCCTATAAACATTAGTAACCCAGTctcaaaacaataacaaaagagGGTGTTTGATGAAATTGtgaagtagtgtgggatcatgggagttgttttcttcattgttcAAGAGTTTGTGCTCCATCATGAGTGAACAAAATAAGCAATGGTAAACAACAAAAGGAGTGGCTTGGTAGCTAGTTTGCCAACTTCAGTCCTCAATTTTTGACGCATCATCTAGTTTTTCCCATGTTTCCTTCAAGTGCCCCCTGTAGTTTCTAGCTGGACAAGGGGCAAGTGAGATCCTTTTAACAGGCACCCAAATAAATCGCACAGTCAACTTACATAAAGGAAGATAAAAGTAACAGTCTTGTTTGgctaaataaaagaaaaggtaagTTGCATTGTCTGTATACAGTGTTTATTTAGAGACAGGGTGCAAGAAATTGACTGAAAGGTAAAGAACCTGTGACTAGTGTCATCACTGAAATATTGGgccttttttaattaaaggctactgacttttaaaaacaagcattCTGATAGAAACACTTCTataactaaattaaaatgaagtccAATTTGAGTATTacaaaaaatgaatgatggatttcatttgaataatttcttAAGTTAACCAGTTACTCAAGCGCATTTAAAAAGGACTGACTCCGAGTATGTCTTTTTAAAGATGATAGCAGCACTTACTATATCAATAAATATAGTATAATACTGAAAATAGTGTCAGGAAAAGTGTAAATTCTACCACTGAATTTCCATTCAGGCATTTCAGTAtacatcaaaaaacaaaaatcaaataatgtgATTTGTCACATACATTtcaataaaagtaaaatcaatCAACTTTCTTTAATGAATATAATTCATTTCTGCAGTACTGGTACTTCAGTTGGTTTCCAAGCTAAGGCAGATATTATCTTTATATCCTTAAATGTGCACAATGCTGTTATGAAAAACAATACATCTAACGCAAAGGTAAAATTTACAATAGTAATGAGATAACAGAAACAGTTAATTCATCTATAACTATTCTATCTGAATTAAGTCCCCAAAACATTGTTTTAGGCTAGAAAGGTAGCTTCTTGCAAGGCTCTGTCATAGATAAGCACAGTAAAACCGTAGGAAATTGTATTGTCCTTTGAGgaatagtttttttatttagtttattaaatCCTAAGAATCTAGCAGTGAAGTAACTaaataatgcacctttaacagtgTTTGAGCCTTAATTGTTTTTCTATTACTGTGATCatataaatgtgatttgtgGTGGTGTTTTATTGCTGCTAACAGGGTTGTTAATACAGGTGTGTGCAAGCTCAATACAAGATGCACTGAGTATTATCTCTGACATCAAATCCAATTCCCAGACCTTAAATTTCAAGTAACCAAAGCATACTGAGCACAGACATGCCTTTCTCACACAAAACCCATACTCAGATActtgttgctgcagtgtgaaccAGTCTCTAGGCAACTGATCAACTGCAGAGCATGATTAAAAGGGCAAAGGATAGGAACATCTTTGCAACATTGACCCTGCCTTTTCTTTATTGTAATTTGACAAATGATGGTAAAAATTACATTGAGATTTCAGCAGTGTTC is a window from the Acanthopagrus latus isolate v.2019 chromosome 16, fAcaLat1.1, whole genome shotgun sequence genome containing:
- the scaf8 gene encoding SR-related and CTD-associated factor 8 isoform X2, which codes for MEAVKAFNNELYSLNEYKPPISKAKMTQITKSGIKAIKFYKHVVQSVEKFIQKCKPEYKVPGLYVIDSIVRQSRHQFGTEKDVFAPRFSKNIITTFQHLYRCPSDDKSKIVRVLNLWQKNAVFKSDIIQPLLDMAAGIPPPSVTPVMPSSAAPVNNTTPGTPATPATPANIVQGLPDWASQITNTDTVAAVAQILQSPQGQQLQQLVQSLQMQQQKPQPSLLQALDAGLVVQLQALTAQLTAAATANSLNPLEQRVSSFNKKLLGPFDFGNDSERGEESKKDTSSSQLPMVSEPINSSLFHQLAEQLQQQNLEQFQKQLLEHQQHQQKAMSIEGQDSIFGQENSVATAQSSSQAQLPEPDNKLDDSIDNQQQDMDLDEGPDGMEEEIFEAEEKKIVSTRSRTRSRSRSRSPKRRRSRSRSGSRKRKHRKRSRSRSRDRKRKSSRSYSSERRAREREKERQKKGLPPIRSKTLSVCSTTLWVGQVDKKATQQDLTNLFEEFGQIESINMIPPRGCAYICMVHRQDAYRARQKLSTGSFKIGSKIIKIAWALNKGVKQEYKQFWDVDLGVTYIPWEKVKLDDLDGFAEGGIIDQETVNDEWEAAKTAEPAKEVSNQPVSTETTAASNTQTETFNQQVAMMPVQLPVAQAVPSAVGMVPPTFPVTMGIPPPGYGPPPPFIRAGFNASQPPPGFMQAAQTAGLAAATTSLVQASVATSQEAVKESPFSAMIPPTTIPGSFMASAIPGAGMFNPVGVQTQQGANDKPTQSTEGMQNAVRSGMGLLGMHPTASLAHPLHQSGLAGQRMPGLLPLDVRPNLLQPGAAARFPLLMQQQGPAQAAAGLLESSLQAQVRARAPFQLDPFGRAPTLANENVSKTEDESSSGADEGKDQDYRFPPMEKQSTGLLRTPPPDHREPLGSGGGAGGGVGGRPPLLQTPGTQPARTSLVGRLQALAGFTPDNRWNQTRGDFDERDSMRGGLQTSGAPKGFQDERPAPGQNFPTRFDNRPGTAGGAAGVSGNAGAVAGPPAWNRGTAAAAAAAAAAATTPFDAELHQDLDERRRPWDRQRDRDERDFDFRREMNGNRHSRERERERDRERERDRERGRDRDRTREHDRERDRDKERDRERDRDRGSWTPLLPLPTPLLPTPTLNPNLTLNQGKLLAPLKLNPQIPPRFQSPLLPQAQAKPSLLGQPPPQVQIKSPPPSQSQSAVPEPQSETPAPSETPQAQSPPSTQSPDQSSDSKSESPLTEAPAEAESSPQPETPPQTESPPQSKAQSPSKTTASADSETTSQASPLVEASSQDSPVAFTQAASPTEETTPSLEEQESPQKDEEEEEEEDEDEEDEESQEQASSPEPQWVNGPGMDNSTVAEPTPEASPEPSPEPSPEPSPEASPQLSPEPSPEPSPEASPQPSPELSPEPTPEPSSDSVLPESELEQQEQLAFPKDIDNEQSEPMEEAASQPVVDTVTDTEGT